A single region of the Anaerolineae bacterium genome encodes:
- a CDS encoding nucleotidyltransferase domain-containing protein, whose amino-acid sequence MAEALSVVGSRAMDRIVRQIVEGFHPQSVILFGSHAYGTPDADSDVDLLVIMDTDDPLHTAGLISASIDHPFPLDIVVLPPSELRQHREERRIFAEKVVAEGKVLYEAGED is encoded by the coding sequence ATGGCCGAAGCACTAAGCGTTGTGGGATCGCGGGCCATGGATCGGATTGTCCGGCAGATCGTTGAGGGTTTCCACCCACAGAGTGTGATCCTGTTTGGCTCGCATGCCTACGGCACTCCCGATGCCGACAGCGACGTGGACTTGCTCGTGATAATGGATACTGATGATCCGCTCCATACCGCTGGTCTCATCTCGGCGTCCATTGATCACCCGTTTCCCCTGGATATCGTGGTCTTGCCGCCCTCAGAGCTAAGGCAGCACCGCGAGGAGCGACGCATCTTCGCTGAGAAAGTAGTGGCGGAAGGCAAGGTCTTGTATGAAGCCGGCGAGGATTGA
- a CDS encoding HEPN domain-containing protein, with product MKPARIEWLRPAEGDWKVAQREIQAPDPVYNVVCFLSQQCAEKSLKALLEETEIAFGKAHDLVVLLDLTSGRFPVLEELRQPLGYLTPFAIAGRYPGVEAGPETAATALRIASQVRQAVQELLAE from the coding sequence ATGAAGCCGGCGAGGATTGAGTGGCTCAGGCCGGCCGAGGGAGACTGGAAGGTAGCCCAGCGCGAGATCCAGGCGCCTGACCCAGTCTACAACGTGGTTTGCTTCCTTAGTCAGCAGTGTGCCGAGAAGTCCCTGAAGGCATTGCTTGAGGAGACGGAGATCGCCTTCGGCAAGGCGCACGATCTCGTGGTCCTCCTCGATCTCACCTCAGGGCGGTTCCCGGTGCTCGAGGAACTGAGGCAGCCATTAGGGTACCTCACGCCCTTCGCCATCGCCGGCCGCTACCCGGGTGTGGAGGCAGGTCCCGAGACGGCCGCGACCGCCTTGCGCATTGCCAGCCAGGTACGGCAAGCAGTACAAGAACTCCTAGCAGAGTGA
- a CDS encoding Nramp family divalent metal transporter, giving the protein MRVRDRLAAPFARVLLFLSVLGPGLITASADNDAPGIATYSVAGAAFGYSFLWILVWVTVGESTVQEMAARMGAATGKGLTDLIRERFGVRATFFVILGLFLANLGTTAAQFAGIGSSAELFGVSRYLAVPLGAFSVWFVVLRGSYRRVEKVLLLLSLYAIAYVISAIAVHPPWDEVLVHAVVPTFEMDTEYILAVLATVGTTITPWAAVYMQASIADKGITMREFPLARLDVIFGAAVGNVVSGFIIIATAATLFAQGIRVESAEEAALALAPIAGPWAETLFGVGLLGASLLAASVLPLATTYATCEAFGWERGINRTFEEAPAFYGIYTFLIVLSSLIVLIPGLRLFPLMWLSQVANAVLLPAILVLMLRLANDGSLMKTWRNPRFSNWMAGVLAVLVTLATFSLLLTI; this is encoded by the coding sequence ATGCGGGTCAGGGATCGCCTCGCTGCGCCCTTCGCCCGAGTCCTGCTCTTCTTGAGCGTACTGGGGCCCGGCCTCATAACCGCCAGCGCCGACAACGATGCTCCCGGCATTGCCACCTATTCGGTGGCCGGGGCCGCCTTCGGCTACAGCTTCCTCTGGATCCTGGTCTGGGTCACCGTGGGGGAGAGCACAGTGCAAGAGATGGCGGCCCGCATGGGGGCGGCCACGGGCAAGGGCCTCACGGATCTGATTCGAGAGAGGTTTGGCGTCAGAGCCACGTTTTTCGTGATCCTGGGGCTATTCCTGGCCAACCTGGGCACTACCGCGGCTCAGTTCGCCGGCATCGGCTCCAGCGCCGAGCTCTTCGGTGTGAGCCGCTACCTAGCGGTACCTCTGGGCGCTTTCAGTGTCTGGTTCGTGGTGCTGCGTGGCTCTTACCGGCGTGTGGAGAAGGTACTGCTGCTGTTGTCATTGTACGCCATCGCTTATGTCATCTCCGCCATCGCCGTGCATCCCCCTTGGGACGAGGTACTGGTCCACGCAGTGGTACCCACTTTCGAGATGGACACGGAGTACATCCTGGCTGTGCTGGCTACCGTGGGCACGACGATCACACCCTGGGCGGCGGTGTACATGCAGGCCTCCATTGCCGACAAGGGCATCACGATGAGGGAGTTTCCTCTCGCTCGACTGGACGTGATCTTCGGGGCTGCGGTGGGGAATGTGGTCTCCGGGTTCATCATTATCGCCACCGCCGCCACCCTCTTCGCCCAGGGCATTCGGGTGGAGTCGGCGGAGGAGGCCGCCCTGGCGCTGGCGCCCATCGCCGGGCCCTGGGCCGAGACTCTCTTTGGCGTCGGGTTGCTGGGGGCGTCACTCTTGGCGGCGTCGGTGCTTCCCCTGGCGACCACCTACGCCACTTGCGAGGCCTTTGGCTGGGAACGCGGCATCAACCGGACCTTCGAAGAGGCGCCGGCCTTCTACGGGATATATACCTTCCTCATCGTCCTGAGCAGCCTGATCGTGCTCATCCCGGGGTTGAGGCTCTTTCCCCTGATGTGGCTCTCTCAGGTGGCCAATGCTGTGCTTCTGCCCGCCATCCTGGTGCTCATGCTGCGCCTGGCCAACGACGGCAGCCTGATGAAGACCTGGCGCAACCCGCGCTTCAGCAACTGGATGGCGGGAGTGCTGGCAGTGCTGGTGACTCTCGCCACCTTCAGCCTGCTTCTCACTATCTGA
- a CDS encoding magnesium transporter, with protein MAIYLSQILGRAVWDAQGRRVGRVSDVLVAETERGFPPLRAIALRPDDGQETLIPAGEIAWLSPSVILKSTEPARYTPRGDELWLKRQVLDRQIVDTEDRRLVRVNDLQFTRVGDNGRYYLSAVNVGTSSLLRRLGVEEPARRVLSALRRPLPEKVISWQDVASVQADAPIRLRVARDRLSQMDPVDIADIVIELDRPSGQALIETFDDETAADTISEVHPELQAAILTSLPPERAADLLEEMDPDDAADVLATLKEEDRESLLGLMEKEEADEVGMLLGYPEDSAGGIMTTEFATIPTGLTVGEALAHLRRSREAREDEAMYYVHVVDEAGRLRGVVSLRDLVLAEPDTPVSEVMVKRPVTVRPEESQEEVARLVAKYDLLSVPVVDEEGVLKGIVTVDDALDAVLPTAWKKRLPRFF; from the coding sequence GTGGCCATCTACCTCAGCCAGATACTGGGAAGGGCTGTATGGGACGCCCAGGGTCGCCGCGTGGGCCGCGTCAGCGATGTGCTGGTGGCCGAGACCGAGCGAGGGTTCCCCCCCTTGCGTGCCATTGCTCTCCGGCCCGACGACGGACAGGAGACCCTCATCCCTGCCGGCGAAATCGCCTGGCTGAGCCCATCTGTCATCCTCAAGAGCACTGAGCCGGCCCGGTACACCCCTCGGGGCGATGAGCTCTGGCTCAAGCGGCAGGTGCTCGACCGCCAGATCGTGGACACTGAGGACCGACGACTGGTGCGTGTCAACGATCTTCAGTTCACCCGCGTGGGCGACAATGGCCGCTACTACCTCAGCGCGGTCAACGTGGGCACCTCCAGCCTGCTGCGCCGTTTGGGAGTGGAGGAACCAGCGCGCCGAGTGCTGAGCGCTCTGCGCCGCCCCCTGCCGGAGAAGGTAATCTCCTGGCAGGACGTGGCCTCCGTCCAGGCCGACGCTCCCATCCGTCTGAGAGTGGCGCGCGACAGGCTGAGCCAGATGGACCCGGTGGACATCGCCGACATCGTCATCGAGCTGGACCGGCCCTCCGGGCAGGCCCTCATCGAGACCTTCGACGATGAGACCGCCGCCGACACCATCTCTGAGGTGCACCCCGAGCTGCAGGCGGCCATCCTCACCTCCCTGCCCCCGGAGCGAGCCGCCGACCTGCTGGAAGAAATGGACCCCGATGACGCGGCCGACGTTCTGGCCACTCTGAAAGAGGAGGACCGAGAGAGCCTGCTTGGCCTCATGGAGAAGGAAGAGGCGGACGAGGTCGGGATGCTCCTGGGCTACCCGGAGGACTCGGCCGGTGGGATCATGACCACCGAGTTTGCTACCATCCCCACCGGGCTCACTGTAGGCGAGGCACTGGCACACCTGCGTCGCTCCCGGGAGGCCCGCGAGGACGAAGCCATGTACTACGTACACGTGGTGGATGAGGCGGGCCGGCTGCGGGGTGTGGTCTCGTTGCGCGATCTGGTGCTCGCTGAGCCGGACACGCCCGTGAGCGAAGTGATGGTCAAGCGGCCGGTGACAGTAAGGCCGGAGGAGTCCCAGGAAGAGGTCGCCCGCTTGGTGGCCAAGTATGATCTGCTATCCGTACCTGTGGTAGATGAAGAGGGGGTGCTCAAAGGGATCGTGACTGTGGACGACGCCCTCGACGCCGTGCTGCCCACTGCCTGGAAGAAGCGCCTTCCTCGCTTCTTCTAG
- a CDS encoding type II toxin-antitoxin system HicA family toxin, which produces MPKLSPEPPREVIRKLRALGFEGPYGGGKHLFMRHPDSRLKIPIPMHQSRDLPVGTVRAIVRIVGLTVEEWFAL; this is translated from the coding sequence ATGCCCAAGCTCAGCCCGGAGCCACCCCGCGAGGTAATCCGTAAGCTGCGTGCACTGGGCTTCGAGGGGCCGTACGGCGGTGGCAAGCACCTGTTCATGCGCCATCCTGACAGCCGATTGAAGATACCTATCCCCATGCACCAGTCCCGTGATCTACCCGTGGGTACCGTTCGGGCAATCGTCCGGATTGTCGGCCTCACGGTAGAGGAGTGGTTTGCTCTCTAG
- a CDS encoding type II toxin-antitoxin system HicB family antitoxin: MVPLTWNEYVRLALSYAVFSEDEDGQWTVEVPVLPGCVTSGATRAEAAIMAEDAVQGWLVMALRFGDEVPVIGGFGLAYATDCSAA, encoded by the coding sequence ATGGTGCCCCTGACCTGGAATGAGTACGTCCGTCTGGCGCTAAGCTACGCCGTCTTCTCTGAGGATGAGGATGGCCAGTGGACCGTTGAGGTGCCGGTGTTGCCGGGATGCGTGACCTCGGGAGCCACTCGTGCCGAGGCCGCCATCATGGCGGAGGACGCCGTGCAGGGTTGGCTTGTGATGGCCCTGCGGTTCGGTGATGAAGTGCCGGTCATCGGCGGGTTCGGCCTAGCCTACGCTACCGACTGCTCCGCCGCCTGA
- a CDS encoding carbohydrate ABC transporter permease, which produces MSVITTEAIRARAQARTRTVARARSLVGRAILHLVLIVASVAMMLPMLWMTSTSLKVSGQEWVFPPKWIPNPVAWRNYVEFMEVLAVPFYRYVINTLTITVFATLGTLLTSSLAAFAFARLRFWGRERVFFLVISTMMLPGVVTLVPTFLIFRYLGWLNTFLPLTVPYWLGGTAFSVFLLRQFFLSLPYELDEAARMDGASNFWIYYRIAIPLSGPALASVLIFQVLDHWNAFMGPLIYLNSMHKYTLALALRTFQNTRSQRVNYLMAASMIQVLPVIILFFIAQRYFIRGISVTGLAGR; this is translated from the coding sequence ATGAGCGTCATCACTACTGAGGCCATCCGAGCGCGGGCCCAAGCCAGGACCAGGACCGTGGCACGGGCCCGCAGCCTGGTCGGACGCGCCATTCTCCACCTGGTGCTCATCGTCGCCTCCGTTGCCATGATGCTGCCCATGCTGTGGATGACTTCCACTTCGCTCAAGGTCTCGGGCCAGGAATGGGTGTTTCCGCCCAAGTGGATTCCCAACCCGGTAGCCTGGCGCAACTACGTGGAGTTCATGGAAGTCCTGGCGGTCCCCTTCTACCGCTACGTCATCAACACCCTGACCATCACCGTGTTCGCCACCCTGGGCACCCTCCTGACCTCCAGCCTGGCGGCGTTCGCCTTCGCCCGGCTGCGCTTCTGGGGCCGGGAGCGGGTCTTCTTCCTGGTGATCTCCACCATGATGCTGCCTGGCGTGGTCACGCTCGTCCCAACCTTCCTCATCTTTCGCTACCTCGGCTGGCTGAACACCTTCCTGCCCCTGACGGTGCCGTACTGGCTGGGGGGGACGGCTTTCAGCGTCTTCCTCTTGCGGCAGTTCTTCCTTTCCCTGCCCTACGAGCTGGACGAGGCGGCCCGGATGGACGGGGCCAGCAACTTCTGGATCTACTACCGCATCGCCATACCGCTGTCGGGGCCGGCCCTGGCCAGCGTGCTCATCTTCCAGGTGCTGGACCACTGGAACGCTTTCATGGGCCCGCTCATCTACCTCAACTCGATGCACAAGTACACCCTGGCCCTGGCCCTGCGCACTTTCCAGAATACCCGCAGCCAGCGGGTGAACTACCTGATGGCGGCCTCCATGATCCAGGTGCTGCCAGTCATCATCCTGTTCTTCATCGCCCAGAGGTACTTCATCCGGGGCATCAGCGTCACCGGCCTGGCGGGGAGGTAG
- a CDS encoding sugar ABC transporter permease: MATLAQTRRRPRYRGLHWRENVDGWLFIAPWVVGFLGFTLGPMIASAVMAFMDWDILTPPKLSGMANFARMAQDPLFTKSLYNTAFYTFLGVPLYLVLSLLAAVLLNTGLRGMNVYRTFFFLPSLTPAVANALLWIWIFNPDFGLANALLYQLGLPPQKWLFDVNLAKPSFIIMGVWHIGSQMIIFLAGLQGIPDQLYEAASIDGANAWRRFVSVTLPMLSPTVFFNLVIGIIGSFQVFTTAYIATGGGPQNATLFYVLYLYRNAFDYFKMGYASSLAWVLFLIVLFFTLIQFWGARAWVYYEVEEAR, encoded by the coding sequence ATGGCGACTCTAGCGCAGACGCGCCGTCGGCCTCGATATCGGGGCCTGCATTGGCGGGAGAACGTAGACGGCTGGCTGTTCATAGCTCCTTGGGTGGTTGGCTTTTTGGGGTTCACCCTGGGGCCCATGATCGCGTCCGCCGTCATGGCCTTCATGGACTGGGACATCCTCACCCCGCCCAAGTTGAGCGGGATGGCCAACTTCGCCCGGATGGCCCAGGACCCGCTCTTCACCAAGTCCCTGTACAACACCGCCTTCTACACCTTCCTGGGGGTGCCGTTGTACCTGGTCCTGTCGCTGCTGGCGGCAGTGTTGCTCAACACCGGCCTGCGAGGGATGAACGTCTACCGCACTTTCTTCTTCCTCCCCAGCCTCACGCCCGCGGTGGCCAACGCCTTGCTGTGGATCTGGATCTTCAACCCCGACTTCGGGCTGGCCAACGCTCTGCTCTACCAGCTAGGCCTGCCTCCCCAGAAGTGGCTCTTCGACGTGAACCTAGCCAAGCCGTCTTTCATCATCATGGGAGTGTGGCACATCGGCAGCCAGATGATTATCTTCTTGGCAGGGCTGCAGGGCATACCGGACCAATTGTACGAAGCGGCCAGCATTGACGGTGCCAACGCCTGGCGTCGGTTCGTCTCCGTCACCCTGCCCATGCTCTCTCCCACCGTCTTCTTCAACCTGGTCATCGGCATCATCGGATCATTCCAGGTCTTCACCACCGCCTACATCGCCACTGGAGGCGGACCTCAGAACGCTACCCTGTTCTACGTGCTCTACCTGTACCGCAACGCCTTCGACTACTTCAAGATGGGCTACGCCTCGTCGCTGGCCTGGGTGCTGTTCCTCATCGTGCTCTTCTTCACCCTCATTCAGTTCTGGGGCGCCCGAGCCTGGGTGTACTACGAAGTCGAGGAGGCGCGCTAG